In Candidatus Eisenbacteria bacterium, a single genomic region encodes these proteins:
- a CDS encoding NUDIX hydrolase translates to MQPWKTLSRRIILDEHPWLVVEHHTVELPDGRIIPDWPWIVTPDYVSVVAITESNTFACFRQTKYAIEGISLAPVAGYIDPGEEPLAAAQRELREEAGLVATEWLEMGHYRVDGNRGSGTGHFFLARQAKAVAPFAPHDIEEQELVYLTRAEIEEALAKGEFKALGWAAAFAFVLLRTKT, encoded by the coding sequence ATGCAACCCTGGAAGACACTGTCTCGTCGAATAATACTGGATGAACACCCGTGGCTAGTTGTCGAACACCACACGGTCGAACTGCCGGACGGACGCATTATTCCGGACTGGCCCTGGATTGTTACGCCTGACTATGTGAGTGTTGTCGCAATTACTGAGAGCAATACCTTTGCATGCTTTCGGCAGACGAAGTATGCGATTGAAGGGATTTCGCTTGCGCCCGTCGCCGGATACATTGATCCCGGAGAAGAACCGCTCGCGGCTGCGCAGCGTGAATTACGCGAAGAAGCAGGTCTCGTTGCGACCGAGTGGCTTGAGATGGGGCACTATCGCGTAGACGGAAACCGTGGTTCAGGGACCGGACATTTCTTCCTGGCCCGGCAAGCAAAGGCAGTGGCTCCCTTCGCGCCTCATGACATTGAGGAGCAGGAGCTTGTTTACCTGACGCGTGCGGAAATTGAAGAAGCACTGGCCAAGGGCGAATTCAAAGCCCTGGGTTGGGCAGCGGCGTTCGCTTTTGTCCTTCTGCGCACGAAGACGTGA